A stretch of the Luteitalea sp. genome encodes the following:
- a CDS encoding sulfatase-like hydrolase/transferase: MASLISWGRYAAVGLVLAVTFFQAPTSGRTASAAAAGTSTSSRLNIISIVTDDQAYWAMGASGNREIRTPNMDRLAREGARFVNAFVSTPVCSPSRASFLTGLYSTQLGITDWISPQEADAGLGLPPGAVTWPEIVRQHGYATALVGKWHLGTKPQFHPRMRGFDHFFGFLEGGNQPMNPTLEVDGTTQTLKGALPDLLTDDAIRFVETNRSQPFALLLHFRAPHRPFAPVPEQDRAAVDGLDPSIPQVPGLDVEQVKEATLEYYASIHSIDRNLGRLLEKLEQLQLNDKTIVLFTSDHGYNLGHHGLWSKGNAFWMAGGVHGPTRPNMFEESIRVPLLIRWPGVVEAGTQIDARVTQVDTLASVLGMLGMSLPDGLRQEGRDFSPLLRGQSLEWPTTVFGQYDLHNSGLAFMRMVRTPQWKLVRYYHANFLDELYHLEKDPEETTNLYRLPEHQEIREDLESRLLEWQRSIGDPVLGGVPRPPY, from the coding sequence ATGGCCAGTCTGATCTCTTGGGGTCGATACGCCGCTGTAGGATTGGTCCTCGCGGTTACATTCTTTCAGGCACCGACGTCAGGCCGCACGGCATCTGCGGCTGCCGCTGGCACTTCCACGTCTTCACGTCTGAATATCATCTCCATTGTCACGGACGACCAGGCGTATTGGGCGATGGGCGCGTCTGGAAACCGGGAGATTCGCACGCCAAACATGGATCGGCTGGCGCGCGAGGGGGCACGCTTCGTAAACGCCTTCGTCAGCACACCGGTCTGCTCCCCGAGCCGGGCCTCCTTTCTGACCGGCTTGTACTCGACACAGCTCGGGATCACCGATTGGATCTCGCCACAGGAGGCGGATGCCGGACTGGGCCTACCGCCAGGTGCGGTGACGTGGCCGGAGATCGTACGCCAGCACGGGTATGCGACGGCGTTGGTGGGGAAGTGGCACCTGGGAACCAAGCCACAGTTCCATCCTCGGATGCGCGGGTTCGACCACTTCTTCGGATTCCTCGAAGGCGGCAACCAGCCCATGAACCCAACCTTGGAGGTCGATGGAACCACCCAGACACTCAAAGGGGCCTTGCCCGATCTATTGACCGACGATGCGATCCGGTTTGTAGAAACAAACCGATCACAGCCTTTTGCGCTTCTGCTGCATTTCCGAGCGCCCCACCGGCCGTTCGCACCGGTTCCGGAACAGGATCGAGCCGCGGTGGACGGCCTGGATCCCTCGATCCCGCAGGTTCCAGGGCTCGATGTCGAGCAAGTGAAAGAAGCGACACTGGAGTACTACGCGAGCATTCACTCGATCGATCGCAACCTGGGACGCCTTCTCGAAAAGCTGGAGCAGCTCCAGCTGAACGACAAGACCATTGTGCTCTTCACGAGCGACCACGGTTACAACCTTGGTCATCATGGTCTTTGGAGCAAAGGCAATGCCTTCTGGATGGCCGGAGGGGTCCATGGACCCACGCGACCCAACATGTTCGAAGAGTCGATTCGCGTGCCCCTTTTGATTAGGTGGCCTGGAGTGGTCGAAGCGGGGACGCAGATCGACGCCAGGGTGACCCAGGTGGATACGCTTGCCTCGGTGCTGGGAATGCTTGGGATGTCTCTCCCCGATGGATTACGTCAGGAGGGCAGGGACTTTTCGCCATTGCTGAGAGGACAGTCGCTAGAGTGGCCAACCACCGTATTTGGTCAATATGACCTTCATAACAGCGGACTGGCGTTCATGCGTATGGTTCGGACACCGCAATGGAAGCTCGTGCGCTACTACCATGCAAACTTTCTGGATGAGCTCTATCACCTCGAGAAGGACCCAGAGGAGACGACCAATCTTTACCGGCTGCCGGAGCACCAAGAGATCCGCGAAGATCTCGAATCTCGGCTGCTGGAATGGCAGCGCTCTATCGGAGACCCTGTCCTTGGCGGCGTCCCTCGGCCGCCGTACTAG
- a CDS encoding LysR family transcriptional regulator — MEVRQLEMLLAAAEHGSYSRAGEALHISHSAIHRQVRLLADDVGDRLLVRVGRGVQLTETGRLLCELMRTIRREMRDARRRIEDLQQLEDGDVRIGTGTSILYFLILDALRVLQDKHPRVRVHMMTGTAEQVVHKIACGDLDLGVVYERSELRTAHDLHYEPLYVEEFVIVVPDDHPLAKRRRISIRELCRFPLIAFSEDSHTRTQVLDPLFQRAGTQPNITMELENEEAIERMMQTSGNPGVLTRRRAMTSGFRYLRLAESKIACEVWLVAPPTDRLPHAARLFCNLCRDASRQHHASRRSR, encoded by the coding sequence ATGGAGGTCCGACAACTGGAGATGCTGTTGGCGGCAGCCGAGCACGGTTCCTACAGCCGCGCCGGTGAGGCGCTGCACATCTCACACTCGGCGATTCACCGCCAGGTGCGTCTATTGGCTGACGATGTGGGCGATCGGCTCCTGGTGCGCGTCGGCCGCGGCGTGCAGCTCACCGAGACCGGACGCTTGCTCTGCGAGCTGATGCGCACCATCAGGCGTGAGATGCGAGACGCGCGCCGCCGCATCGAAGATCTCCAGCAGCTCGAAGACGGCGATGTGCGGATCGGCACAGGAACCAGTATCTTGTACTTCCTGATCCTCGATGCGTTGCGCGTCCTCCAAGACAAGCATCCCCGCGTGCGCGTCCACATGATGACGGGCACCGCGGAACAGGTGGTGCACAAGATCGCCTGCGGCGATCTGGATCTCGGCGTGGTCTACGAGCGCAGCGAGCTTCGCACCGCGCACGACCTGCACTACGAGCCGCTCTACGTCGAAGAGTTCGTCATCGTCGTTCCAGACGATCACCCATTGGCGAAACGACGCCGCATCTCCATTCGTGAGCTGTGCCGGTTTCCTCTCATCGCGTTCTCCGAAGACAGCCATACGAGGACCCAGGTGCTCGACCCGCTCTTCCAACGGGCGGGGACGCAGCCGAACATCACCATGGAGCTCGAGAACGAAGAGGCCATCGAGAGAATGATGCAAACGAGCGGCAACCCCGGCGTGCTCACGCGCCGCCGAGCGATGACCAGCGGATTCCGGTACCTGCGCCTGGCAGAATCCAAGATTGCGTGTGAGGTCTGGCTCGTCGCCCCTCCTACAGACCGCCTGCCGCACGCCGCTCGGCTGTTCTGCAATCTATGTCGGGACGCGTCACGCCAGCACCATGCTTCGCGGCGCAGCCGCTAA
- a CDS encoding dehydrogenase: MSSITSRRTQRRRPIFTGCRSTKRSAKISNLGCWNGSALSETLSLAASLGRRTSISPRLVAFCALAVALAGCGSGKAPGPTKQERPFTPEVEKFIAEFKGAGEGVEGAGNEQPSSPEESLEHFQVADGLEIDLVASEPVIRQPLNLHFDERGRLWVVQYLQYPFPAGLEILEYDRYLRAVFDKVPPAPPNHDRGADKITILEDTDGDGRFDSHKDFVAGLNIATSVAVGRGGVWVLNPPYLLFYPDRNRDDVPDGDPEVRLKGFGLEDTHAVANSLHWGPDGWLYGAQGSTTTADIRGIHFLGQAIWRYHPETDRFELFAEGGGNTWSVEFDRKGRLFSGTNHGATRGVHYAQGAYYEKNFPKHGPLTNPFALGHLPHMSHSGYQPRFAQAFVINEGAALPGYEGQIIAGMALTRRVQASRLVADESTFRTIDTEAVVSTDSRWFRPVDIKVGPDGAVYIADWHDIRLSHLSPNDNWNRSGGRIYRLRAGRTAPLPPFDLARLDNQELIERLAHPNKWFREQARRIIADRRNPAMVPALKKLLADAKGQLALEALWAVNLSGGFDDSFAARQLRHADPYVRYWTVRLLGDARSVSPEIQRALVRLARTEPMVEVRSQLASSCKRLPAKQALPILRELLLRSEDVHDPHIPLLLWWAIGDKVSSESELLLDMLEDGSVWQSAIFREHVARRLGRRLTAERGESYYTFSADYQGVYSEWKSKSDPDVTARNHRACARLLRLAPDLQAAELVAQGMDEGLEGQIIETAAPALDETLADLLARRGDSPALVSLALRLGRKAMVSKGLQLLQTSGTADDQRKRLIAAVTDVQTREAVPVFLGLLEHSSFQAVHVDLLHALQRFEDPRVPRGVLRLYPRMTAAVRSVAQELLVSRKAWARVLLDAVDEGRIPAREVTKARRAAIERFADTTLDALLQEHWPRRGDGKRTDARLPASATKGQESYRLVCGYCHLPSGQGMRASLVGSKWVLGQEEILARIVLHGKKGVDVEMPALKDQLDSAQIATILSYIRQEWGNQAPPVRSETVDRVRKETAARSTPWTEEELLELVK, encoded by the coding sequence ATGAGCTCTATCACCTCGAGAAGGACCCAGAGGAGACGACCAATCTTTACCGGCTGCCGGAGCACCAAGAGATCCGCGAAGATCTCGAATCTCGGCTGCTGGAATGGCAGCGCTCTATCGGAGACCCTGTCCTTGGCGGCGTCCCTCGGCCGCCGTACTAGCATTTCTCCTCGGCTAGTCGCCTTCTGTGCTCTGGCCGTGGCGCTGGCCGGCTGCGGATCTGGAAAGGCGCCCGGGCCGACCAAGCAGGAGCGTCCTTTCACGCCCGAGGTGGAGAAGTTCATTGCCGAGTTCAAGGGCGCCGGCGAAGGAGTCGAGGGCGCCGGAAACGAGCAGCCGTCCTCGCCTGAGGAATCGCTCGAGCACTTTCAGGTGGCCGACGGCCTCGAGATCGACCTGGTGGCCAGCGAGCCGGTGATCCGACAGCCGCTCAATCTCCACTTCGACGAGCGCGGCCGGCTCTGGGTCGTCCAGTATCTTCAATATCCGTTTCCGGCGGGCCTCGAGATCCTCGAATACGATCGCTATCTCCGCGCGGTCTTCGACAAGGTGCCTCCTGCGCCGCCGAATCATGACCGGGGCGCTGACAAGATCACGATTCTCGAGGATACGGACGGCGATGGACGATTCGACTCGCACAAGGACTTCGTCGCCGGCCTGAACATCGCCACCAGCGTGGCGGTCGGGCGTGGAGGGGTCTGGGTGTTGAACCCTCCGTATCTCCTCTTCTATCCCGATCGAAACAGAGACGATGTGCCGGACGGCGATCCGGAGGTGCGCCTGAAGGGCTTCGGCTTGGAGGACACCCACGCTGTCGCGAACAGCCTTCACTGGGGACCGGACGGTTGGCTGTACGGCGCGCAGGGCAGCACGACGACGGCCGACATCAGAGGCATCCACTTCCTGGGGCAGGCGATCTGGCGCTACCATCCCGAGACCGATCGATTCGAGCTGTTCGCCGAGGGGGGCGGCAACACGTGGAGCGTGGAGTTCGATCGGAAGGGCCGGTTGTTCTCCGGGACGAACCACGGCGCGACGCGAGGGGTCCACTATGCGCAGGGCGCTTACTACGAGAAGAACTTCCCCAAGCACGGTCCCCTGACGAATCCATTCGCGCTCGGGCACCTGCCGCATATGTCCCACTCGGGCTATCAGCCTCGCTTCGCGCAGGCCTTCGTCATCAACGAAGGAGCTGCGCTGCCAGGATATGAAGGCCAGATCATCGCCGGAATGGCGCTGACGCGCCGAGTGCAGGCGAGCAGGCTGGTGGCAGACGAGTCGACGTTCAGGACCATCGACACGGAAGCCGTCGTCTCGACCGACAGCCGGTGGTTCAGGCCGGTGGACATCAAGGTCGGTCCAGACGGCGCCGTGTATATCGCGGATTGGCACGACATCCGACTGAGCCACCTCAGCCCGAACGATAACTGGAATCGCTCCGGTGGACGAATCTATCGCCTGCGCGCGGGGCGCACGGCCCCCTTGCCGCCGTTCGACCTGGCTCGACTCGACAACCAAGAGCTGATCGAGCGATTGGCTCATCCGAACAAATGGTTTCGAGAGCAGGCGCGGCGGATCATTGCCGATCGGCGCAATCCCGCGATGGTCCCGGCGCTGAAGAAGCTGCTGGCCGATGCGAAGGGACAGCTCGCGCTGGAGGCGCTGTGGGCGGTGAACCTGAGTGGCGGATTCGACGACAGCTTCGCCGCCCGACAGTTGCGGCATGCCGATCCCTACGTCCGCTATTGGACGGTCAGACTACTCGGAGACGCGCGCAGCGTGTCGCCGGAGATCCAACGAGCGCTGGTTCGGCTGGCTCGCACGGAGCCCATGGTCGAAGTGCGCAGCCAGCTTGCCAGCAGCTGCAAGCGCCTGCCCGCCAAGCAGGCGCTGCCGATTCTTCGTGAGCTCCTGCTGCGCAGCGAGGACGTTCATGATCCGCACATACCACTCCTTCTATGGTGGGCCATCGGGGACAAGGTGTCGTCAGAATCAGAGCTGTTGCTGGACATGCTCGAGGACGGCTCGGTGTGGCAGTCGGCGATCTTCCGCGAGCATGTCGCACGCCGCTTGGGGCGCCGCTTGACGGCCGAGCGCGGCGAGTCCTACTACACATTCAGCGCCGACTATCAGGGCGTCTACTCGGAGTGGAAGAGCAAGTCCGATCCTGACGTCACAGCCCGAAACCATCGCGCCTGTGCCCGGCTGCTCCGGCTTGCGCCGGACCTGCAGGCGGCGGAGCTCGTGGCCCAAGGCATGGACGAAGGGTTGGAGGGGCAGATCATCGAGACCGCCGCGCCTGCGCTCGATGAGACGCTCGCCGATCTGCTCGCGCGTCGAGGAGACAGTCCGGCGTTGGTCAGCCTTGCGTTGCGGCTCGGAAGGAAGGCGATGGTTTCCAAGGGGCTGCAGCTGCTGCAGACGTCCGGAACGGCGGACGACCAGCGCAAGCGATTGATTGCCGCGGTGACCGATGTACAGACGAGGGAAGCTGTGCCGGTGTTCCTCGGCCTGCTCGAACACAGCTCCTTCCAAGCCGTCCACGTTGATCTGTTGCACGCGCTCCAGCGTTTCGAGGATCCTCGAGTCCCGCGCGGTGTGCTGCGTCTCTATCCTCGCATGACAGCGGCGGTTCGCAGCGTTGCGCAGGAGCTCCTGGTGAGCCGGAAGGCTTGGGCCCGTGTGTTACTCGACGCCGTAGACGAAGGCCGGATCCCTGCGCGTGAAGTTACGAAAGCGCGGCGCGCGGCGATCGAGCGATTCGCCGACACGACGCTCGACGCCTTGTTGCAAGAGCATTGGCCGAGACGGGGAGACGGAAAGAGGACGGACGCTCGCTTGCCGGCATCCGCGACCAAAGGGCAAGAGAGTTACCGGCTGGTTTGTGGCTACTGTCATCTGCCGAGCGGTCAAGGCATGCGGGCATCGCTCGTGGGCTCTAAATGGGTGCTCGGGCAGGAGGAGATCCTGGCGCGGATCGTCCTCCACGGCAAGAAGGGCGTGGACGTGGAGATGCCCGCGTTGAAGGATCAGTTGGACAGCGCGCAGATCGCCACCATCCTGTCCTACATCAGGCAGGAGTGGGGGAACCAGGCGCCGCCGGTTCGCTCCGAGACCGTTGACAGGGTCAGGAAGGAGACCGCTGCTCGCAGTACGCCCTGGACTGAGGAGGAGCTGTTGGAGCTGGTGAAGTGA
- a CDS encoding sulfatase-like hydrolase/transferase, with protein sequence MLRIVEDTTSTLMTGQHTGHTPVRNNGLSRYLYDTDVTVAEVLEKAGYATGGFGKWGLGRENTAGVAAKQGFDVWFGQYSQTQAHFYYPYYLMHNLERHPLPENEQKKRGTYAQDAIHERALRFIEGKSIRTYIGKRRDRCRTLFSRRCGGGSGRRCGRRPRQPGSCTTSRPTSARRRTSRSITQTW encoded by the coding sequence ATGCTGCGGATCGTAGAGGACACGACCAGCACGCTCATGACTGGACAGCACACGGGCCACACGCCGGTCCGCAACAACGGCCTCAGCCGTTACCTGTACGACACCGACGTCACCGTTGCCGAGGTGCTCGAGAAGGCCGGGTACGCGACCGGCGGGTTCGGTAAGTGGGGGCTCGGCCGGGAGAACACCGCCGGCGTTGCGGCGAAGCAGGGCTTCGACGTGTGGTTCGGTCAGTACAGCCAGACGCAAGCCCACTTCTACTACCCGTACTACCTGATGCACAATCTGGAGCGCCACCCGCTCCCGGAGAACGAGCAGAAGAAGCGCGGCACGTATGCCCAGGACGCGATCCACGAGCGGGCGCTGAGGTTCATCGAGGGCAAAAGCATCCGCACCTATATTGGGAAGCGGCGGGACCGATGCAGAACGTTGTTCAGCAGGCGGTGCGGTGGGGGAAGTGGAAGGCGGTGCGGCCGACGGCCGCGCCAACCTGGGAGCTGTACGACCTCACGGCCGACGTCGGCGAGGAGACGAACGTCGCGGTCGATCACCCAGACGTGGTGA